GGATGTGGAGAAGCGCTGGCCTGGCGATTGGGACCGAATGAGAAGCATGTCCCTAATCGAGGAGGACGGCGAGAAGAGGGTAAACATGGCCAATTTGAGCATCGTAGGCAGTCACGCTGTCAATGGAGTAGCGCGAATTCACTCGGAGATCATCAAAAGCGATTTGtaagtttcttaaaaacatgtttttacgCATAATTAAGAGATTTTTCAGGTTCAAAAACTTCTATGAGCTGTCACCggagaaatttcaaaacaaaacaaacggAATTACGCCACGCCGGTGGTTGTTGCTGTGCAATCCAGGGCTGAGCGACTCGATCTCGGAGCGTATCGGGGAAGATTGGATCGTGCACTTAGATGAactgcaaaaattgaaaaaatttgccAAAGATGCCAATTTGCAGAGAGCAGTGATGAAGGTTAAGCAGGAGAATAAGCTAAAGTTGGCCCAGCTACTAGAAAAGGATTACGGAGTGAAGGTTAGTTCTTTTCTTGCGACTGGATctatcaaatttaacattaacatGTTTACATAGCGGTGATAATTTTTCCAGGTAAATCCAGCTTCGATGTTCGACATCCACGTAAAGCGAATCCACGAATACAAGAGGCAGCTTTTAAACGTATTGCATATAATTACAATTTACAACAGAATAAAACGGAATCCATCTGCCAAGTTTACTCCCCGCACCATTATGATAGGAGGAAAGGCGGCTCCTGGATATTACACAGCCAAGAAAATCATCAAGTTGATCAATCACGTTGCTAAAGTGGTTAATAACGACCCGATTGTCGGCGATAAACTTAAAGTATGTAAACATGCAGATAAACTcgattaatttcttcaattttgaagTAAACGTTCCATTTCCAAGTGCATATTTTTCTTGCGGCTCTTACTCTATTAATGTTTTCTCCATTAGGTgattttcctggaaaactaTCGAGTGACGTTGGCGGAGAAGATCATTCCGGCTGCGGATTTGAGCGAACAAATTTCGACTGCCGGTACAGAGGCGTCCGGCACTGGCAACATGAAATTCCAATTGAACGGCGCTTTAACTATCGGTACACTAGACGGTGCAAATGTCGAAATGGCCGAAGAAATGGGCAATGAGAACATTTTCATATTCGGAATGACCGTAGAGGAAGTTGAGGAGCTAAAGAAGAAGGGTAGGTTTCTAAATTACTCCTAACTGTATTTCTGAGCTCAAATAAAATCCAAATCAGTTGAtgtaaacattgaaaatattgtgtAACTCATTAATCTGTTTGTTTTGGGATTCTAAGTCTTTCgcaaaattgttcatttttggccttaaaattcattttttagttaaaaaaatccatcaaggtcattttcttttttaggcTATAATGCCTACGACTACTACAACGCAAATCCGGAGCTGAAGCAGGTAGTGGACCAAATCCAAAACGGGTTCTTTAGTCCGAATAACCCCGACGAATTTAAGGATTTAGCCGATATTTTGCTGAAATACGACAGGTTCTTCTTATTGGCTGACTATGATTCTTATATTAAGAAGCAAGAGGAAGTCAGCGCGACGTATCAGGTACAAATTTTGTCTTCATAAGTGTTCCGTTgcataaatattgttttacaGAATCAGGCAAAATGGTTGGAAATGGCCATTCTGAACATTGCTACTTCGGGTAAATTCTCCAGCGACCGGACCATTATTGAATATGGTGAAGACATCTGGGGTGTGAAGCCAAATTACCAAAAGCTACCCGATCCTTCGGTCCCTAGAGAATTATCCCTGAAGGATGAAAAATAACTTCATAAAAGGGTTAAAATtagtaattgaattttcaaaaatgcatatATTTAGAATCTGGGTTTGAGGTCTGCCACGGGCCTCACCGTCGGGTTCGCAATTTGTTGAAAGTcgagagaaattttaaaatgcatgTAATTTCGGTGCTATGTTACTAGATACATAATAGAATCACTTTCACGTGTTTAGCGGCTTTTGCTTGGTCTtcgtatatattttattttaaaaaaggtcATGCTGTAATGCCAAATATATAACCGTGAACGAggattatttgtattttgttctatttgtctcgaattttcaattttcgttgCAGTACCGGCAACTTCTTGTAACAGCTGCGTGTATTGTGAAATTTACTAACAATTTTAACTGTTctcaatttaagaaaaatattattgttaaatgttttcttaAGTCTATCTTAGTAGTTTTGTATTTAAGGCAGTGTATTACTGTAATActcattttctcaattttgcaTGTTTTTCCTCTgtagataattaaaattttagccaATTAATTCTGTTTTGTCTTAATTGATTATCCTTTATTGAATCTATTCAAGTTGTTAATCTTTGCACTTACACAAGTAAGCATGCACTTTCACCGTATTATCTTTCAAAGAAAACAAACCGAATGATACCAATATTATCAAAGTACGACAACTTTGTCGCTCCCAGTTCTAAGCTGTGAGCAGTTTGCGAATAATTTGGACGACTCACCAAAACTGTTGCATCAAGTTaacgttttttattaataatctcTGCAATATGAGAAAAAGTCGCAGAAGAAGCAAGCCCAGTAAAGGTGACGACCCATTTGAGAATAGTAAATGTGttctttgcaaaaaaaataataattcgtttATTCGCCATAGGGACTAGGCCCGCCGTTGGTGAATCCCTGAAAGCAGCAGAAAATAAGTAACCCAACACAGCCTACTCTCATTTGATCCAACTGTTTAGAATATTGACCGAAATATAAAGAAACCACTGTATGTATATTAACACccgctatacagggtgtcctcgaattacgtggccaaaataataccgcagattgtttgagtgaaaataagtcgatttaactaaacttccctcagtccaaaagttgataattatggagctacagggtgttaaagttgaaaaaaaaaacattttctttaatatctttcgatttctttgagttaatttcacgaaatttcatatttgagggtgttttaggatacgaaattcaaatttattaacgatttagttgtttcttctaggaggcgccacaagcgaccgttaggacacatttaattctctgtaactttttcgtgccacgatgtatattattttggtatttaaaaacctttttccctaccttttatacttagaaaaggtatactttattgacgtccctagaagcaacggttttggagaaaaatgcatctaagcctgatgatgcatgcaaattaccttaaaattattttccgttaaaaaaaattaagtttttcaaaaataattattagtaaaggaataacaataatttttcaaaatcagatattattttgactattacaacggcaaagtccataaactaacagcgtatccaccatttcagaataagtgaatttattggccatacttatggatatttacaggaacaagaagcgaaactgacaagaaaaactgagggctaaataaaaaaactgacatttgagaaacaaattcaagtgttaaaatgtcaattaaaaacatagccaactgagttatttacttaaaagcgccaacgcaaatatgcagcgcattagaattatgcgtttttctccaaaaccgttgcttctagcaaagtcaataaagtataccttttctaagtataaaaggtagggaaaaaggtttttaaataccaaaataatatacaccgtggcacgaaaaagttacagagatttaaatgtgtcctaacggtcgcttgtggcgccccctagaagaaacaactaaatcgttaataaatttgaatttcgtatcctaaaacaccctcaaatatgaaatttcgtgaaattaactcaaagaaatcgaaagatattaaagaaaatgtgatttttttttcaactttaacaccctgtagctccataattatcaacttttggactgagggaagtttagttaaatcgacttattttcactcaaacaatctgcggtattattttggccacgtaattcgaggacaccctgtagaacaCACAGAATTAATGTTGTAAGTCATTAGATAGCGTTTCGGCTTCAACAAGCTATGAGGCGTCTACAATTACAACAACCAAACAACAAGATAAATAACAATCATTGAGACTATGCGAAGATGATAGCTAATCACCTACAGGCAGATCAGCTGCTAGTGGTTATTGATGCTacttcgtgacctttcaacaCAATCCAATATCCTTGAAATTTATGAGGGTGATCGAGCTATTTAACAAAGAGTGAGATTCCAGTTTGAAAGTATGATTTGCGGTTAAAAACCGAATCGTGTAAATGACTGGAGCATAGCAATTTACCTGTGCAGCTTCCAGTCTTAGTCCTctgattcattaaaaattctaaaatttccaatatatGAATTTATAAGACAGATACGcataatttttacatttgtgTGATATTTATACCGTTGTTGGTTTAAATTTCACATTCAAGTGTTCAAGGCAGATTCTTAGCATATAAAAGTTCtgattgaatttttataaCCAATTCCCTTCTTTATCACTctttgtatacagggtatctTGTATTAGTAGGTCGATCTGCTAACAGAAGATTCCTTATGTGAAAATAATTGGTCTTTCCTTGAGACGTTTTTCCTTTAGCACTTTATACTTCTTAtgcagggtgttgaaattaatttaaaaaacttttcttaataacttGGTTATTtcgtaacatattttaatggaattctGCAGCGGTGTATAGTTCGATTACGCGcaaattttctatgatttGAGAAACAATAGGTGAAATTGGGGGTC
The sequence above is a segment of the Euwallacea fornicatus isolate EFF26 chromosome 16, ASM4011564v1, whole genome shotgun sequence genome. Coding sequences within it:
- the GlyP gene encoding glycogen phosphorylase; the encoded protein is MSAPQSDVERRKQISVRGIAEIDDVNEIKKTFNRHVHYTLVKDRNVATTRDYYFALAHTVRDHLVSRWIRTQQYYYEIDPKRVYYLSLEFYMGRTLSNTMINLGIQSSCDEALYQLGLDIEELEDMEEDAGLGNGGLGRLAACFLDSMATLGMAAYGYGIRYEYGIFAQRIINGEQQEEPDDWLRFGNPWEKARPEYMLPVNFYGNVTETPDGKKKWVNTQVVFALPYDNPIPGFKNNVVNTLRLWSAKSPVDFNLKFFNDGDYIQAVIDRNLAENISRVLYPNDNFFEGKELRLKQEYFMVAATLQDIIRRFKSAKFGTKSATRNDFDQFPEKVAIQLNDTHPSLAIPELMRLLVDVEGLSWEKAWDITCKTCAYTNHTVLPEALERWPVSMLQHILPRHLDIIYKINFHHMQDVEKRWPGDWDRMRSMSLIEEDGEKRVNMANLSIVGSHAVNGVARIHSEIIKSDLFKNFYELSPEKFQNKTNGITPRRWLLLCNPGLSDSISERIGEDWIVHLDELQKLKKFAKDANLQRAVMKVKQENKLKLAQLLEKDYGVKVNPASMFDIHVKRIHEYKRQLLNVLHIITIYNRIKRNPSAKFTPRTIMIGGKAAPGYYTAKKIIKLINHVAKVVNNDPIVGDKLKVIFLENYRVTLAEKIIPAADLSEQISTAGTEASGTGNMKFQLNGALTIGTLDGANVEMAEEMGNENIFIFGMTVEEVEELKKKGYNAYDYYNANPELKQVVDQIQNGFFSPNNPDEFKDLADILLKYDRFFLLADYDSYIKKQEEVSATYQNQAKWLEMAILNIATSGKFSSDRTIIEYGEDIWGVKPNYQKLPDPSVPRELSLKDEK